aacattttttttttagattgactttatatttacatatgtattaacaaaaaatatgtcataacaacaaaattttgattttttttagttcaaattaaaaacaaacaccacTGAATTCGTTTTGAGGTGGGGTGGGAAAAAACGTGTTTAGGATCCAATCGCAGAATGaaaatttgatgtaaaaaacaGGCACGAGAGAGCAGCACATCtgaatacaaacaaaatgacaCTGCCTCCTTCTAGCATCTTACCAAGTATCTATGGCAACCACCCTCTGACACATTCCCTCCATCCTGCCCTCTTTCACATCCTAATTAGTCCCTTTCTCTCTTTGTGTCTGATTTGCATACTATGTCTCAAATAATCAAAAATCTCTGGCAAACGTAAACAACGAATGATCTATCAAAGATATTctgtatgaaaataaaatccCAATTTAATTTCtatatttcttttaatattcgtcttctctgcatttttgtcattaatttagAATCAGACATGTTTGCAATGTGGTGAGTTCACGGTCAAGTTCAAACTGTTGAGGTCCCGAAAGCCTCGTAATGGGCTTGCACTGCCATCTATTGGCAGTTTGTGGAACTACAGTTCGGACATTGCTTTACAAGCCTGGGGGTCCGTCGTGTGGCTATTTTATGTAATTACACCATCACGGAATAAAAGTCAGTACTGTATTAACTTTTGTAGTTGTCTACATGCAATTCATTTATGTAAAATACTCAAAATACATACTTAATTGTAGAACATTTTACAACAGGAGACAGTATCCACTTTTATTTGACATTAACAAAAACATGTCCACGCAACACAAGTTCGTTTGTCGTACCATGCAAAACAGTGAATTGGAGGTTTGTCGATTGAGATTAAAAAGTACTATTCATTCAAATTGAAATAAGGATTTTCCATTTTGTAACAACTTCATCAAGTCTTGACACAAAAATGTGGTTTGTTAATAATTTAAAATCCACATAATTACAAATCATTTAATACCCAATATGGAAAAGTACCTGAACGTGTACCGTGGTTCGTGTCTCCGCCCCCAATACGCTCACACACgacaatgcagtttttaaggttATGAAActgcatgggggggggggggaaaacatCCCGTAGTAATACATTCCTAATAAATCTTCAACTACAAGCCATCTCAAATAGCAAGATCATCAAAAACAACCTAGAAAATACTAACCAGAAAGGTTAGTACAGTAGCTCAGTCCAAGTAAAACACTTACTATTCCTTGTCAGGCACTTTTAATTCAAAAGAGTCGCGATTTACCGGCGCTGATAGCGGACAAGAGACATGAAGTTACACACTGCAAGGCACCGACAAGCAAGTGCAGCCACTTCATACTACTTTATTAAGAATGTGAGATCTTCCGTCTCAGTTCTTTGAGCAAACGTGGTTATTGTTATAAAACAATTTGTGTCTCTAgctttatatattaatatattgtcatacGTTAATAAATATCTGAGGAGGTGTTTATTCTGCCGCCAAGTTAGGATTGCCTCATCGTTTATGACACTTTCCTGCCCTCGGCTGCTCAGTCTGCAAATATGAATGAACGGCCATTTGAATTAGTATCCAATGTCTGATGAATTCTCTAAAAAGCTCACATGATCCTAATAGTGAAGTACGAGGTGGAAAACACCATGAATGAACAGTGCAGACTCGGGATAAAACATGGGCACACTTTGTACTTGTTAGTGTTGACTTGCAACACAAGTTATAACTTCTGTTATTAAAGTAACAAAAACAGATGACATTTAATACCTTTTCCTCTGCATTAATCTTGTCCAAAAGGGAAATTGTGTGCTTCATTAAACTAACCCCAAAATACCATACAACTTATAGCTCAACCATTGGGAGCATTAGTAGAAGTACAATTCAAGAATCACAGGTTCCTGTGACGCAACCACATGCATTTCAAAGGTTCTAGAAATATTTCTGCAGCAGGGATTTAAAAAATGCTTGCTATTGTCCTAGCAAGCATCAATATATACTGTTGAATGTTTACGTCACTTGGGGCTAAACTGGAGTTACATTCTCCATTCAATATCTCATTAATCCACTTATATATGtttcacataaaacacatttatgtTGTAATATCACAACACATTAGACCTttaagtgaatttctcttggagatcaaaaAAGTATCTAAGTGGATAGTAAATAAATGGCAGCCTGCATTGCAATGGAAGGCGTCAGTTCATGTCGCCAAGGCAGTTGCatgagtgtttgtttgtgtgtgtgtgtctcacctatgTCAGTTGCAATTAAGtacagatataaaaaaaaatacagatcaTATTGCACTTTGAAGCACATGACAACAGTCATGGACATCACATATACGTCATGTATGAAGACACACTTACcccgtgtgagtgtgtgtgtgtgtgtttgcttgcgTCTATTGGCACATGCTCCTCACACTCTCTCACCACAGGGTCCGATCAGCAATTCCTGTCTTCAGGCCATTACCGTGACATGTAACCCATCTCTCGCAGCTTACTCAGGAGAATCTCAGTGAGGTCAAAGGTTGTGAAGCTGATTCCCACCGCAATAGGCCCTTTGACCCAGTTCATACTGAGGCCTTTAAAGAGTCCTCTGATGACCCCCTCCTCGGACATGATTTCCTTTATGGTGCCCAGGATGGTGCTGTACGtgtgacccgtgacgcccgccGTCTGCATGCGCCGCCGTACCACATCCAAAGGGTAAGACGCAGACTGACCGATGAGGCCCGCACAGGCCCCAAAGGCCAGACGTTGATAGGAATAAGGCTCTGGGCGCCCACTGTTTTCTTTATGGGAGAAGTGTATATAAAGGGTAGAATGAAAAAGCAATTTGTGGACCTACAACATGTATTCAAAGCCACTAACAACGTGTTCATACTCTACCTGCATGAAGCTTCTTCAGCGTCTCATAGGTAAAGAAGCTGAGGCCCGCATAGGGGACCACGCCCAGTATGGTGGGGGCAAAACCTCGATACAGTGTCTTTAGCCCCTCCTCCCGAGATATCCTCACGAACACATGCAGGATGTTGCTGTACCTTCACACAAAGGGCATGTCAGGGCTaagtgacatcatcatctaatttgcaaaACTGGCCATGACGAAAATCTCTGGTCAGAGTGTAGATTTCCAAAACCCCAACTCAGTGTTTGCATGTGGACGTATATGTATATCATTGTACATATAAtatctcacattcatacctatggacaatttagagtcgccaattcacatgcatgtttttggaatgtgggaggaagatgGAGCACCcatagaaaacccacgcacagagAGAACTTGCCAACTACACACAGCTGACCAACAGAGACTCAAACTCAGATTTTTCagatctcctgtgtggccaacatgctaaccactaggccaccgtgcggccactaCTATTGTATGGAGTTGTAATGACAAGATACACAGAGagagtcccattataatgtgtttgtgagcaacGGCAAACAGATCCAACcaaccaaataaaataaaaaatttagtgacatatgggaaacactgtacagtcgtccctcttttatcacagttaactggttccagcccCGACtgcgataggtgaatttccacaaagtaggattcaatattaataaattgaatattttcgtagttagagcataaaaaacctgtttatgaccttctaaaaacatttttttattacagccctgtagacatcaagtaacacccctatagtcacatttatacttgtattacctaatatagtagacatgataataATAAGACTGATAACTCACCGTGACTTTGTGGACTATTCCCAGTCTTACTTTGAGTCattctgattatttattttgtacaagGTTGCCACTGGCATTACTTGCAATACAGGTAACTGCAgtaattaaatgacacattctattctgctgtattactgcaattccgcattacagtcattcttGGACTAGGATGGATTTGTACCGGGCCCAAGAGCACCTCTTCTAATTGTGCCAAAAGAGGGCAAGTATGCCACTCCTCGGCACGTAACAGTGCGATTACACTAGCCAAACGTGCTTTAGGTGTTAGTGTGACGGCACCCATAGTTACAAGTGGGCTTACATTTCCTTTGGTGTCACAGCCATCCGAGCTCGCACCATATCCAAAGGATATGTCAACATGGTGGCAGTGGTGCCTGCCATGGATCCAGCCAGCAACCTTGGGAGTGGAGGTAGGGCCCTGGTGGAGACAAAGGGCAACTTATGACTACATAGTTGTAATAaataaactgtgtgtgtttgtcttgtCTGACACTCACTTTCCCTGGAAGCCATAGTAGTCCCCCAGGAGACCTTTGTACTGCTCATGAGCACAGAACTGGATGGCGGCGTATGGGATGACCCGCACCATGGTGGCAGAGTTGCCCCTCCACAGACTGAGGAAGCCATCCTTCAGGTACGTGCGGTAGATTACCCTGTAGGCCTCCTGCCATGCAAAGGAAATACATCAACACTCACGTCAAACAGTTTACTCAAAACTGCTTGACCATGGTCTTACATAGCTGGTAAATATGCAGTGATCAACTGAAACCTACTTTGGCAGAGAATCTCGCTGAAgacactgaaaaacaaaacacacacagttaaTACCATGCATTTGATTGCATTGCTATAAACTAGTGTCATCTGTGTGGGCTATTCAATCCCCTATAGTCTAAATTTAAAACACTTTCCACATTTAGACCAACCCAGCATACAGCTTGCCTTGGAAGATGATTTTAGTCCTGTCCAATGGAGCGACAGCTGTCTTGGCCACAGCGCCTGCGAAAGCCCCCGAGAAGAGAGTGGTGATGACAGAGGGGGTCTTCTGCTTCACGCCCTGCGCAGCAAAGGGGTCACTTTTAAGTTAAACAGAGAAGCCTTTTCGACTGTGTACTCCTAGTGTTGAACACAATTAACTGGTATTCATTATAGTAATATTGGGTCAAAAATGTATactttgcatggtcacattttggataACGTTTGCCATTAGCACTAATAAAttgataagtaatcatccaacATATCTTTTACAAATATTGAAATGAGTTAAtgggttaattaattttaaagtaatttgggtcaaaaatgtgtattttgcatggttacattttggataacgtttcacatgagcactgataaataaataagtgatcatccaacatatcttttattccattgTGATGGTGGCattcttccgtttgaatggtttgaactttttttgtccaatgaCGATGGCTATGttttaaatctgcataattTATCACCAAATtaaaggggaaagtttaacaatcacgataaagcagtatctgaagtacaaaaatacatacaaccaccgataaagccccactcacagtgacaggtttgcACCGCTGCATgatgcggggattggaacaccaatataaaattacatctttgagattaaacactattaataattatcaaacttacttatttgttcatatgatgcacacagaccAATGAACAACATCGTgtgctgtctccttcctgctttctgctccgttcaCGAGTGCGCCGTGAGGTGTTCACGCTCACTCATAATTGAGAGACTCAgacgctaattgtttttaatatttattcacgtaccccttattacaattggcgtaccccactttgggaacctagacTGTAGATGATTAAATAAAAGCAGGCCAGGATGACTGATGGCACCTGATACACCAACTTATCCGTGTGATGAAGATAAACAGATGTAGCAATGTACAGTAAGTAATGTGGCCTATACCAGGGAAATCCTTTAGTAGGTGAACTAttcaaacatttgcaataagtgCGTTGCATCTTTATTTGGGGATATTTGCAAAAGTACTCAAAATCTGTCAGATTGCAAGGGCATCCCTAAGGTCACCCCATCCCCATATAGTTTCAATTCAAAATAAACTTATCATAACTCACTTCTGCCTGAGTGGAGGCCTGTGGCAGGCCATCTTCCTTGGTGAGCGACGAACGTTGCTCCTGGACTCCACTCCCCATACCGAAGGACTATGCGCTGCTGCCTCGGCGCGCACTCATGAATCCAACCACCAGGGGGCGGCAGCAATTACTCTGGGTGCTAAAAGAGTTCAAGTCAAAAGGAATAAAATACGAGTTAACTGTTGAAAAACAGTCAGTGCACTTAATTGCCAGTTGATGTCTGCAATATTGGGGTTTATGCCATCTGCAAGCATTTCAGCGTTACAACTGTTTATTGTTTGAAAACACAGGGCTAAAACAAAAACTACCCAGATACCTTTAAGCCACCTGGCAAAAGTTGCATCCCAGAATATCCCCTGAAGAGTAAAGCTGCTGATGTACAGTAGGTGAAAGGTTTTTACTGGAGCACAGTTGACAACAACAAAGACTTATTTGCTCATGTGCTCAGGTTACACTTTTAATACTCTGTGGcatttgggggaaaaacaagaagaacattGCTTGGGGTCCTGTAACTTTCTCCACAGACAGTAAGGTCTGCAATTTCTTTTGGTGGTGAGCTAATCATTTCACTATGCAATAACTGATTTGTTTGACCTTCAAACCCTCAGGCTTACAGCGTCATGGTCAGAACAAGTTTCACAGTCAATTATAACTGTTGTTTAGTTATGCTGTTATTATAATGTGTAATAAGTTGGAAAttgtttacagcacagcaaaacCAGTCAAGATACTGGTTGAGTTGATGAAGTTACTAAGATACTGAACGCAGTGGAACATTGAAAAGGTATCACAATTTCAAAATTAACCAAAATTGTGGGGGACAAAACATGCCTCAAAGGTCGCATAGCTCATGGGACTCCAGCCAATCTTGCAAGACTTCAGCTCCGTGACCATCTGGAAGACTAACGCCACAAGtgattgctttttctttgacttttttgcaGTGGCACAACACAAGGAAGAATGCAATGATGACCATTGAACCAGAAAGGGATATAGACTGTCATGACTGCTCAGTACATTGATAGGAATAATAAAGGATGAAGAAGGAAGTATTCTCCAAAAAGTCTAATCTATGTTTTATCTTTAAAGTTAAGTGACCTCCCAGGTACACGCATCGTTCTGTAGTGTCTTTAAGTTATTCAGTGTCtgttctccatccatccatccattttctataccgcttctcctcattagggtcgcgggggcatgctggagcctatcccagctgacttctgttATAACAAATACACTTTATGTTGTAAATTCTGCTTTAATTAATACATCAAAGCTACACCCTGTTAAATGAACACAATAAGAGGTAGAAAGCAAACGACATTTCAGTGAAAAAGTGGGCAGCTACTATTGGCCTGAATACAAAAGGGCGTTCATGAGCGGTTTGGTTCACCAAGTGTCTCCTTTCACCTCGACAACTGTCCTCACTCACACCAACGGCTGACTTCCTCCACTGGTAATGAATCTGAAGTAGTTACCCATACACtccacattattattatcatcattatattacTTCCTGACACAGCAGCGCAAACATCAATTATTCAAACTACAAGACAATGCATGCATGTGTTGTGATCAGTGCACTATAGTGTTCTAATGTTCGAGTGTGCTAGTGTTGAATatcagtgtatgtat
This sequence is a window from Dunckerocampus dactyliophorus isolate RoL2022-P2 chromosome 2, RoL_Ddac_1.1, whole genome shotgun sequence. Protein-coding genes within it:
- the LOC129176693 gene encoding mitochondrial coenzyme A transporter SLC25A42-like — encoded protein: MGSGVQEQRSSLTKEDGLPQASTQAEGVKQKTPSVITTLFSGAFAGAVAKTAVAPLDRTKIIFQVSSARFSAKEAYRVIYRTYLKDGFLSLWRGNSATMVRVIPYAAIQFCAHEQYKGLLGDYYGFQGKALPPLPRLLAGSMAGTTATMLTYPLDMVRARMAVTPKEMYSNILHVFVRISREEGLKTLYRGFAPTILGVVPYAGLSFFTYETLKKLHAENSGRPEPYSYQRLAFGACAGLIGQSASYPLDVVRRRMQTAGVTGHTYSTILGTIKEIMSEEGVIRGLFKGLSMNWVKGPIAVGISFTTFDLTEILLSKLREMGYMSR